From a region of the Tachypleus tridentatus isolate NWPU-2018 chromosome 1, ASM421037v1, whole genome shotgun sequence genome:
- the LOC143252172 gene encoding uncharacterized protein LOC143252172 has protein sequence MSLVLDKFTRDCPHEDILLRLKSPASISSVISERFGVKVTEDQATSSKLLKDRCDLKICSKSESSNSQDKTEFPFSSPSFSQARKIKQKPMCSGNSFDRQAQKKRKRRVLFSKTQTYELERRFRQQRYLSAPEREHLANIIQLTPTQVKIWFQNHRYKTKRAHQEKDLDLTPMVPPRRVAVPVLVRDGKPCKPQINNSFVKPQDSLPSDVSNMELSLNVAMTAANFTSMTNMAAAAAAASGINTFNINMMSTYSHPIIRQTPWW, from the coding sequence ATGAGCCTTGTCTTGGACAAGTTTACTCGTGATTGTCCACATGAGGATATCCTACTGAGGTTAAAAAGTCCAGCGTCTATTTCATCGGTCATCAGTGAAAGATTCGGTGTTAAGGTCACGGAGGACCAAGCTACGAGCTCGAAATTACTAAAGGATAGATGTGATTTAAAAATTTGTTCTAAGTCAGAAAGTTCAAATAGCCAAGATAAAACAGAGTTTCCATTCAGTTCTCCTTCGTTTAGTCAAGccagaaagataaaacaaaaacccaTGTGCAGTGGCAATTCATTCGACAGACAAGCACAGAAAAAACGAAAAAGACGTGTTCTGTTTTCCAAAACACAGACGTACGAATTAGAAAGACGATTTCGACAACAGCGGTATCTTTCAGCTCCCGAGAGAGAACACTTGGCAAATATTATACAATTGACTCCAACCCAGGTGAAAATCTGGTTTCAAAATCATCGCTACAAAACGAAACGCGCTCATCAAGAAAAAGACTTAGATCTTACTCCCATGGTTCCTCCTCGTCGTGTTGCCGTTCCGGTCTTAGTCAGGGACGGTAAACCTTGCAAACCACAGATAAACAACAGTTTCGTCAAGCCCCAAGATTCGTTACCATCCGATGTCTCGAATATGGAGCTGAGTTTGAATGTTGCCATGACAGCTGCTAATTTTACGTCTATGACAAATATGGCTGCTGCTGCGGCAGCGGCATCTGGTATCAACACCTTCAACATAAATATGATGTCCACCTACTCACATCCCATAATTCGACAAACGCCGTGGTGGTAA